Within the Eleginops maclovinus isolate JMC-PN-2008 ecotype Puerto Natales chromosome 13, JC_Emac_rtc_rv5, whole genome shotgun sequence genome, the region GACCGGATCAGGGTCAGGATCAGGGTcaggaacaggaacaggaacaggaacTGGAACTGGAACTGGATCAGGAGCCAACCAATCAACTACACCAACAGCAGCTGCAATCAACAACAAAGTCAGTCTAATTTCTGTCACAGTGGCTCTCATAGCTGCTGCGCTGctttaaaaagcaacataacATCAGCATGACAGCATTCATGGACTAAAAAGCTTACCCGTTACATACATAGATATTGGAATTAcctatatgttttattttaagaatcCAATTTACATATgtatgtcaacattttgaatcattaataatttcatttaaaaagtcaaagaagAAAGCAGAGGAAGGGTCAAAAATTGGAATATTTACTTTCACTAATCAATAAAAGTGGCAAACATGGCAAATATTTAATCTTTTTGAATTGGtgtaaattataatatttattatgctatttattgtgtgcatgtgagaatTAGATTGTTCATCAAGTAAACAACAGATAATGATATATAGACTAATTGCAGGTCAACTTATtgcacttttgtgtgtgtgtgccaaatATGTCACAATTCTGTTAATCATGTTACATTTTCTACATTGTCAATGTAGAAAATGAGGGAAATAGCTTAGTCTATAGTTTGTTGAAACACacttttgaatgtgtgtgattgCTTCACCTCGGTTATGAATGAATATGCCTATGtctaaatcaataaatcaataataaataaatgcatgctCATTGTGTTTCACTTTCAATTTGAgcaaataatcacatttttcaaaaacgCTTATTATGTCAGGATACATTTCGAGGAGTCtttgaatatgaatatattcaactcatactgtatattgattCAAGGAAGAGCTGAAACAGGATGATAAAGTTTAGAAATGTGACAGGAGGCAAATACACACTTCTAATGTCAAGATATCTGATTATAACTTATTCTTTGTGCTTAGTTTTTGCTAATAACTTTATTGTCGTGTCTTGATGGCAAGCCAAACCAAAGGGTACAACCTGTTCctctaaacacacacctgcagtcTGCTAACCTTTTAGACGTTTGATTGTTTTGGCCATCGCCCAAATCAGTGTTTAGTTATTAGTTTCTGCTTACTTTCAAGTGCTCTGCTTTCCATTACCCCAAGGCTATTGCTCTTAAGTTCGCTGCAACTTTTGTGACTAAGGGCCAAGACAGTAAAGATATCAAAAAACTTGTGGCAGCACCTTTTTTTACCTCATGACGTCTGTTTCTGGGCAACACTAGCACACTGCAAAGACTACAGCCATCTAAAAAACTAGCATGTAACTTGTGCACCTATGTCTGAGGAAAAGCTACATGCTGGTGGTGGCAGTCTGTATTTATCATCCAAAAAAGGGAAAGTGTAAGACCTGTGACTGTAAATATACAAGTCCTTGTTATAATacacacaatttaaataaagcaggGTTATCATTGGGGAATAACTTGGGTGAGGGTTAGGGCTAGTCTGTACCAACATTGACCAACATCAAATAATCGTTGTGGTGTAAGTGCATTAAAGCCTTGCTAAAATTATTCCCACAATTTGCTCTTCCCATAGAGTTCAATCTGACGAAACAACTTACAGTTTAAACTGTTCAAGCAGACCATGAAGTTCCTGGATATTGAGCATGTTGTCTCTACCAATGTCCATCACAAGGTGCATTACAGTTGTGCCATCACGCCTTTAAAGTAATCAGGTGCAAATACTGGGACAATGGTAGCCTTTTCCTCTCTTGGTTTAGCATTGTGCTTTTGCTCGAATATAAGGATTCTTTTTGAGTTATTAATTCGCATAAATTACTATTTTTGGCCTTGACGATCCTAATGCCTTTTTGTCTTTCGATTCAAGAATCCTTAGTTGACTTCCTCTGTTAAttattccaaataaataaataatttgcaaTGTCAAACTTAAAGTGCTTCAACAGCCTTTTTACGTTGTTTTAGTTCCATTTATTGTAAAGGTTTAGTAAAACTTGTAATATTACTACTTGTGCTCCCCTAGACATAAACTAAAGGTTGTAATGTTGGGCAGCAAGTGTTACTGTCCTCTGAAGGGTTATTTTTGAGTAAAGAGAACTGTTTAGAAGGCacatatgaatatataatgGATATATTTATCCATAATgcccatgtttttttaaaagcctcagAAACTGTTCTGCTATTTTACAAAAGCTCCTCTCTGTAACTTATTTAATCACTttcaaattaaagaaatgcTCCAACTCGACTTCAACACATTCCTCTGAGATAGTTTAACCCACGCCTCAGGGTGGTGCTCTGTGAGGCGTGGTGCTGACAACCACAGGTAAGAAAGGAAATACCAATTGATAACCATCACATTATCATTCCTTTAATAATTACAGAAAGATTAGTAATGGCACCTACCTCCCCACTCCCTGAAACCTAATAGAAATCAATTTACCATAATTAAAACTGAAACTTTTGTCTAAGAATAATGGAGCACAGAAAGCAAGGCAGGCTTCATTTTTAACGCCTTTCCAACACAAATGCAACTTAGAAAGGCAAAGGTGAATATTCAACACACAATGACATAAATGTATGGAGTGAATCAGAGGGTTAAAGATTCCTATAgaagtattttattatatctatctatctatctatctatctatctatctatctatctatctatctatctatctatctatctatctatctatctatctatctatctatctatctatctatctatctatctatctatctatctatctatctatctatctatctatctatatctatctaatctatctatctaatctatctatctatctatctatctatctatctatctatctatctatctatctatctatctatctatctatctatctatctatctatctatctatctatctatctatctatctatctatctatctatctatctatctatctatctatctatctatctatctatctatctatctatctatctatctatctatctatctatcgtTGTAGTTTTGTATTGTAACACAATGACTGGCCGCTAGGGGCACTACAGCTGAAAGGGGCATTGCGTCTGCCGAGAAAGCGAGTTGTTccgggaagaagaagaagaaagatggccacagctaatgttagctagcctCTTCCTGCAGGGGCTCAAACAATGCTTCGTTCTTCATCTTATTGTCTTCTCTTCCCTTGCAGCGGCACAGCCATGACTCAATATCATTCTACCGAtattggaaataaataatgactagagtgtgtgtttagaggGATTTATTAAGTAGTTTTtggagactgtgtgtgtatgtggaggAGGGGGGTCTCCTCAGGTCAGCTGTCCCGTCAGTTTAACGTCAGGTGAGTTTGTAgtttatttcctgctttagcTACACTTTTGTTTAAAGCATTCAATAGAGGAATACGGTTATGTCGCTCTTTCTTTATAAACCCTGCTCGCACGTGCAATTTTGGAAACGTGTTATTTGTTATTAACCGTGATGAAGAAAGACCGTTTTGTGCCTGGGAAGTTTCCTGTCAGTGTCAGTACTGTGATTACATTTTACACGAACACTACGGAATATCCCATCATAATATCAATATCACCTGATAATCTGATCGTGTTGCGGTCATATTAAGTGCTTCTTTTCAGATTGtcttcatattttaatttattgttgttattgttactTCACTGCAGCCCGTTGAAACATCTGTGGTTCATTCCACAATTTGAGGGCATTTTCGCTCCCACCTATGAAATGTCAACTAATCTATGCCCAAAATGCTCAAACCTGCACTTGTTGTGATAAATATACTTTGTCCTCAGATAAAACAGCTGAAGAAATAGTGTTTcgaaaatataattcaaataacTGTCAAACACCCCCTAAAATGGCATTCTTCTCTTGTCCCTCCTTCTTGGTGACCGACCTGCATGTCAAATATAACTATTTAATATCTgctttttattgacttttttttggctAATATTGTTGATATATCTCTTTTGTAGTGGTTCAAAGGAATTTGGTAaattatacaaattaaaaagcaacaaataaaatatgtaccATTGATGACTGAGATAGCCAAATAATCTTTTGCGATGGTTTACtaattgtttttatgaaatacatAACAGAAAACTAGGAAAAAAGGGTTAATTTTTCAAAAGTTCTGACATCTAAAATtaaatgtcctccaattctggaatgaccccTGTACTGTTTGTGGTATGCATTAACAATTAAATAgattttgaatgaataaattaTCATTTTAGTTCAAAAGATTACACACCtgattggtgttttttttaaccccaaatgcaatgacatttattttcgCTTCACTCCTATCATTATATAGTCCCAGGTGGAATAACTAGTACTTTTAATAAAGCAGGACAGTGTAAGAAGGATACAGTCAAaatatataagtgtgtgtgtgtgtgtgtgtgtgtgtgtgtgtgtgtgtgtgtgtgtgtgtgtgtgtgtgtgtgtgtgtgtgtgtgtgtgtgtgtgttctctctatctctgtgcAGTGAGGAACAGTCATCATGGCAGCTCCAGTGAATATCCAGACTCCCAGTAAGAGCTGGGAGCTGAGTCTGTATGAACTCCACAGGAGCCCTCAGgtaaaggattttttttttacaacccaGATAGTTGAGATTGGGAAACTCTTTTTGAAGGAGATCTGGCAAACGgataattaataataaagggaaccaaaaaatgtattataagaCAAATAGGACATTTGGATTCCacattaattttaaaaaagtgacatcTTAGGGAACCTTATTCTTGTTCTtgaattgtatatttaaaacctatattaaaaagtatttcaggGGTgaagtacacatttttttaaatttacgtttttttgtaattatttgatATCATAATAAGTTTTATGCTTGTTTGTTGGTTAGTGTACAGTAGGTTTCATTATTAGAAATACTTAGTTTTTCCCCAGATAACTGGGGAAATTAGATTTTgtcattttagaataaaaaagtaaaaatgtgcacattgtatcacaatataaatatatctaaacacatgttttaaagtttgtatatttaaaaaataaataataatcatattagTGCTGAAAACCAGATTATTGTACTGAAAACGTAGTGTAATATAGTAATAGTGCCAACAAGTTGTTACCGCACAGTTGAGTTATATGAATTTTCGAAGTACAATTATTGGCCAAGTTATATTTCTATTTCTGGATCCTTTAACACAACTTGttgtataaaaacataatataaatgtaacgTGTCGCAGGAATGTCCCCACAGGTGTgctaaacatgtgtttgcatgtttgtgtgtctttaggAGGCGATCATGGATGGCACGGAGGTGGCGGTGTCTCCTCGCTCTCTACACAGCGAGCTCATGTGTCCCATCTGTCTGGACATGCTGAAGAACACTATGACGACCAAAGAGTGTCTTCACCGCTTCTGCTCCGACTGCATCGTCACCGCGCTGAGATCAGGGTGAGCATTTTCTATCCGCTTACTTTAAACTGAAGCAGACATGAGCTCCGAGTAACACCACACTTCCTCCCTCCGCAGGAACAAAGAATGTCCCACCTGCAGGAAGAAGCTGGTGTCCAGACGCTCGCTGCGCCGGGACTCAAACTTCGACGCACTGATCTCCAAGATCTACCCGAGCCGGGACGAGTATGAGGCCCACCAGCGGCGCGTCTTGGAGCGCCTCAACCGGCTGCACAACAAGGAGGCACTGAGCTCCAGTATTGAGGAGGGGCTTCGGCAACAAGCCCGCTACAGGTCCGAGAGGTGGGGGCCACAGGGGGACAACACATGTAATGATCCATCAGGGTTACTAGAGACCCCCTGAAAACAAGTCAATAACCATTTTAGAATCTCAAAATAACTACCAATCactttctttcctccttttaatttctaaaaataatacaactttaTCTGAAGGTAATATAGGGTACTACAAGTTTTGGATATCTCCAAAAGTTCAATGATCATTTAGGCATCTgactatagagtggtgcaggaacgagtcctaaaacccggaagtaaATTAgtattttaccacttctggttccctcgtctcagagtcagtgggatttctccagaggatttgggaaaatagctcgaaataaggtctgtggttgacccAAACTTAAGAGACGGATAACGTTCGATGTACGTCATTGCGCCGAACACTCCCGCTAAATTTGTTTGCCCTTGTTCTGCTTGAAAGCATGTACCTGCGTTCTTGCAAACTCTAAAAACAAACGCTTGTACAattttgaatctgtatttttgaaattcagttgaaaggatcttaagttggaGTAGCGTTGAAGtcctgcgaccctgctgtactcgtctgtagtccgtttatagcataacgtgAGCATtttctggcgattagatttatgattagAAAAGGATAAAGGTAGGGTAGACAAGTGGAGATtatccagctgaacaaaacatgcatttatcaaacagattcgttttccacagaccttattttgtacaatattccaaaacccAATGGAGAAATCACactgcttttttgtcgagggaacccatgcgcagcttacttccgggtcggcctacaaaaatccCTGCACCAATCTAttgtttttaagaagaaaaagtcacttgttttcaaattatttgTAAACAAAAGATTAGATACactttatatttagtaatataactgatgtagtttttattttatatttttttctttactttcttttactttaatttgtttctGCCCACAAATGAAGAATataaaaagaatatatttttccttctttttatttgtgttagattatttatgtttttctttattcaaaaaCACTATTAACTGACACACcaaaatgaatagaaatacaacatttccaAAGATTTCCTTTATAAAACACTGGCCTTCCTCACATTggtttataattattaataataataatagtctttatttgtatagcacctttcatacaaTAAATGTAGTTCAAAGTGTCACACAAACTTTATATCACATAGTAGactaataaaaaatactttgagaTTAAAGGTACAACGATTCTACACACAATCAGGTGACATTGAGAAAGTGCTGCGGAGAGCAGGAGTTTGCTTCCTAAAATGCTAATTTgtatgaatatgttttaagtcTTGTTATAAAGACTTCCACCGAGCAGGCTTCCCTGATGTCAATAGGTATTTGGTTCCATAAATTTGGGGCATAATTAACGAAAGCCGCATCACCAatcttcttattttttgttgGAACTTCTAGCAAAGCAGCAGCTGGAATCGCAGGGCTCTTGATGGTTTATAGCTGATAAGAGAGTTAGTGATATAGCCTGGACATTGCCCATTAAGAGCCTTATATTCAGTAGCAGGACCTTAAAATCAATCCTATAGTAAACAGGAAGCCAGTGCAGAGCGGCTAAAACTGGACTAATGCGGTCTCTTTTCTATAACCTATAACCTTTATTATTTCACTCTGTTATAATACATTCTATCTCGGTAATATCTGGTAACATGTTAACGTCATTAAAGACGATGTCTGATAATGGAAATATTGAAACAGACTGAccagaacccccccccctgcaggaacCACCGTGTGAAGAAGCCGACCCAGGAGAGTGACAACACCACCTTCAGCGGGGGGGAGGACAATGGCGACGCTCGCTCCCACCTGTCTCATGACTCCGCACACATCCCCCACCCCCCCGGGCTGACCCCCTCGGAGGCCGGGCCGAGCAGGAAGCGTCCCCGTGCCTCGGACGAGGGCTCGGGGCCCGAGGCGGACAGCGGCAGCCCCACCCCGTCGCCACGGCACCACAAAGAGGCCCTGGCCTCAGAGATCGAGCTGGTGTTCAGACCCCACCCTGAGCTGGTCCACGCCCAGGACTACAACCAGACCAGGTGAAACCGGACCGGACCATTTTACAGTTTACCTTATTTGGATTTTATATTTAGACACAGAAAGGACTCAACAGTAGAGAGACAACAATACCAacttaaacacaacaaaatgaaatgcataacaaatacaaaacagagtTACTAGGAagtttcaaactttaaaataactaGGGCAAGAGTCCTTAACACCcagaaacagaacatttgtATTGCCTTATATAATTCCACTTATTGTTAGAGCTAATTATCTTTCATTTCATGTTGTGTTGTGCCACCTTGTATGGTTtgggaaaaacattttgtagAAATATTTCTTAAACAGGAATAActtgttaaaaatgtgtattttcccTCAGCAAGAATAAttgtgtgaaatattttaatcaaagtATGAGGGAAAGCAGTAAGGCCTCTGCTCTGTCAACAAAAAtgatattgtattttttgttatctttatttgtGTCAAAGAATCCAGCATAAAAAGTATTAAAGAAAAGTCTAAGTAGAGTTTTCTTTATATCGTAGTTTGGTGTTTTTTCATCAGCAATatacagctgtggaaaaaataagagaccacttcagcattatcattttctctgttttattattcatgtctttgagtcaaatgttattttttattgtattctataaactactgctaatttttctgtgttggaattcaacagacactggaatggctgccatacatattttattcaaaatgtctaCATTTATGAGAAACTGCATTTAACTGGAATTTAaagcagattttaaaataattcaaacgtTAATTTTGTGCAGTGAAGCTTCAGTAGTAATCTCTCTTTAAATTCCACTCATTGCTTATCAAACACTCTGCTTTACATTCGGTTCTTGAATACATCTTTTTCTATTTCCgtttttaattgctttatcgttttatgtcttatataactatgttgcattgttggaggagctcaggacttAAGATTCCTACgctgtagctgctgtgcatcTGACCGTAAAAACTTTGGATCTTGAATCTCCTGCAGATTTGTGAAGACGACCACCAACGCCACCGTGGATCATCTGTCCAAATACCTGGCTCTGCGCATCGCCCTGGAGGACAGACAGACCGATGCAGAGacggaggacagagggagggaggagggaggtggaggaagtggaggggaaacagctgcagcaggaggaggaggagagagtggaggaagagcaggaagcGGAGAGGGCTCCAGTCTGAAAACCATCAATGAGAAACAGTACACCATCTACATCATGACGAGAGGAGGACAGTTCTctgtgagtctctggcactctggCAGTCCATTTAACATTCACGTTGATAGTGAAAAAAACGCAGTAGTGTTTTCTAATACCAGTGCTTAAAcaactccttttttaaaaatgttttattataaattgaTCTACAAAagtatctttaaaatgtataaacaatAGTGCAAATGTAGTCGAAAATGTAGACTTTTGGTTCCGGctctggaaaatgttttttgtgcaaaCAGCATTAAAGGTgattttgcatgaaaaaaaacatgggtCTTTACCAAGCctaattggaaaaataaaatgaatcttATTATATACCATATAGATacacaaaaaatgtaagtgatgcataaaaaacaaataaataagaaaataataactatgatttgatttgaacGATTTAAGTGcagtttaaaaagcaacatCGTTTAGAGCTCCACTAAGTATGAAACCTTTGGTATCTCACTATGTTTGGACATTTATACACCTAACGATTAATCTATTCATCTCAAACATAATCTGCAGGTAAATCTCTTCTAAAAAATCCTCTTAGTTGCAGCCTTTAACTCAAACGTTTTGCTCAATTTTAACACAGACAACGTATAAGAATTGATTTTACGTTCAGAACACAAATCCAGAAAAACATCTGCTGGTTCATCTATCTTTGAATCAATTGAGGTTCATTcttttcccttcctccctcaGACGCTGAACGGCTCTC harbors:
- the LOC134874754 gene encoding E3 ubiquitin-protein ligase RING2-B-like isoform X2, with translation MAAPVNIQTPSKSWELSLYELHRSPQEAIMDGTEVAVSPRSLHSELMCPICLDMLKNTMTTKECLHRFCSDCIVTALRSGNKECPTCRKKLVSRRSLRRDSNFDALISKIYPSRDEYEAHQRRVLERLNRLHNKEALSSSIEEGLRQQARYRNHRVKKPTQESDNTTFSGGEDNGDARSHLSHDSAHIPHPPGLTPSEAGPSRKRPRASDEGSGPEADSGSPTPSPRHHKEALASEIELVFRPHPELVHAQDYNQTRFVKTTTNATVDHLSKYLALRIALEDRQTDAETEDRGREEGGGGSGGETAAAGGGGESGGRAGSGEGSSLKTINEKQYTIYIMTRGGQFSTLNGSLTLELVNEKYWKVRKPLELYYAPTKDQQPAAPQQKSSPHQQRDG
- the LOC134874754 gene encoding E3 ubiquitin-protein ligase RING2-B-like isoform X1, with amino-acid sequence MAAPVNIQTPSKSWELSLYELHRSPQEAIMDGTEVAVSPRSLHSELMCPICLDMLKNTMTTKECLHRFCSDCIVTALRSGNKECPTCRKKLVSRRSLRRDSNFDALISKIYPSRDEYEAHQRRVLERLNRLHNKEALSSSIEEGLRQQARYRSERNHRVKKPTQESDNTTFSGGEDNGDARSHLSHDSAHIPHPPGLTPSEAGPSRKRPRASDEGSGPEADSGSPTPSPRHHKEALASEIELVFRPHPELVHAQDYNQTRFVKTTTNATVDHLSKYLALRIALEDRQTDAETEDRGREEGGGGSGGETAAAGGGGESGGRAGSGEGSSLKTINEKQYTIYIMTRGGQFSTLNGSLTLELVNEKYWKVRKPLELYYAPTKDQQPAAPQQKSSPHQQRDG